A genome region from Streptomyces xanthophaeus includes the following:
- a CDS encoding ATP-binding protein, with protein sequence MQAAVTVTPAQIPELLLGLATVRPVFLWGAPGIGKSSLVRKFADALGLECVSLLGTQLAPEDLIGVPQIRDGRSVFCPPEAIARDEPYCLFLDELNAASPDVQKAFYSLILDRRIGSYELPAGSIVIGAGNRATDNALARPIASALVNRLTHVHLQASAQDWLVWAGEHGIHPWVTDYLTDRPDHLWSQPPKTEEPFSTPRSWHMLSDALHSFGAELDEQTLKVIAHGTLTPGHAVSFCGYAKIVRHSFGIEAIMKGDASWPTRPADRDLLYYLAEAFRGRLVKELPAQREHVSPALRQTAYRAKALLVQLAEISVEVAQTVIADDADGLPVLPSWFLVEAARDMPRLVEARR encoded by the coding sequence GTGCAGGCTGCCGTCACCGTCACCCCCGCCCAGATCCCCGAACTGCTGCTCGGCCTCGCCACCGTCCGGCCCGTGTTCCTCTGGGGGGCTCCCGGCATCGGAAAGTCCTCGCTCGTAAGGAAGTTCGCCGACGCGCTGGGGCTGGAGTGCGTCAGCCTGCTCGGCACCCAACTCGCCCCCGAGGACCTGATCGGCGTCCCGCAGATCCGCGACGGCCGGTCCGTCTTCTGCCCGCCCGAGGCCATCGCACGCGACGAGCCGTACTGCCTCTTCCTCGACGAACTCAACGCCGCGAGCCCGGACGTCCAGAAGGCCTTCTACTCGCTGATCCTCGACCGCCGGATCGGCTCCTACGAGCTCCCGGCCGGCTCCATCGTCATCGGCGCGGGCAACCGGGCCACCGACAACGCGCTGGCCCGGCCGATCGCCTCCGCGCTGGTCAACCGCCTCACCCACGTCCACCTCCAGGCGTCCGCACAGGACTGGCTGGTCTGGGCCGGCGAGCACGGCATCCACCCCTGGGTCACCGACTACCTCACCGACCGCCCCGACCACCTCTGGTCGCAGCCGCCCAAGACCGAGGAGCCCTTCTCCACCCCGCGCTCCTGGCACATGCTCTCCGACGCCCTGCACTCCTTCGGCGCGGAACTGGACGAGCAGACCCTCAAGGTGATCGCGCACGGCACCCTCACCCCCGGGCACGCCGTGTCCTTCTGCGGCTACGCCAAGATCGTGCGGCACAGCTTCGGCATCGAGGCGATCATGAAGGGCGACGCCTCCTGGCCCACCCGCCCCGCCGACCGCGACCTGCTCTACTACCTCGCCGAGGCCTTCCGGGGCCGCCTGGTCAAGGAGCTGCCCGCGCAGCGCGAGCACGTCTCGCCCGCCCTGCGCCAGACCGCCTACCGGGCCAAGGCGCTGCTGGTCCAGCTCGCCGAGATCTCCGTGGAGGTGGCGCAGACCGTCATCGCCGACGACGCCGACGGCCTGCCCGTCCTGCCCTCCTGGTTCCTCGTGGAGGCCGCCCGGGACATGCCGCGCCTGGTCGAGGCCCGCCGGTGA
- a CDS encoding SRPBCC family protein, protein MSAMRKSIDIDRRPEDVYAYLTDPTHLPEWQDSAVSAVPIGDLPVHVGSRVLVTRQIGRRRVPTTIEFVELDPPRSWHVHGVDGPVRPDVRGTVEPLDGGTRSRLTLDVDFEGHGVGRALVPLVVRPMVRKEMPRGEEKLKHLLEA, encoded by the coding sequence ATGTCCGCGATGAGGAAGAGCATCGACATCGACCGCAGGCCCGAGGACGTCTACGCGTACCTGACGGACCCCACGCACCTGCCGGAGTGGCAGGACAGCGCCGTATCCGCCGTCCCGATCGGCGATCTCCCCGTGCACGTCGGTTCGAGGGTCCTCGTCACCCGGCAGATCGGCCGCCGGCGGGTCCCCACGACCATCGAGTTCGTGGAGCTCGACCCGCCGAGGAGCTGGCACGTGCACGGGGTCGACGGCCCGGTACGACCCGATGTGCGCGGCACCGTCGAACCCCTCGACGGCGGCACCCGCTCCCGCCTCACCCTGGACGTCGACTTCGAGGGCCACGGCGTGGGCCGGGCCCTCGTACCCCTCGTGGTCAGGCCCATGGTCCGCAAGGAGATGCCCCGGGGCGAGGAGAAGCTCAAGCACCTCCTCGAAGCCTGA
- a CDS encoding amino acid permease: protein MTSTATLPAEATAPPEQGRDPHASRDPHARRFGLPVATCLVMGNIIGGGIFLLPASVAPFGTISLVAFAVLTAGAIALALVFGRLAERHPQTGGPYVYARAAFGDFAGFLAAWSYWITAWVSNAALAVAAVGYLTVLFPAAGEHKWSMCLAALAVQWLPALSNLAGTRYVGAVQVVATVLKFAPLLLVAVGGLFFFDPANLGPFRATDQSAAGAVSASAAILLFSYLGVESATVSAGEVRDPARNVGRATVLGTVGAATVYLLGTVAVFGLVAHDRLTASTAPFTDAVNAMFGGTWGGTVVACAAVISMLGALNGWTLLSAQTPYAAAKDGLFPKAFETRKRGVPVVGVIVTVSLASALTVYNYTAGTQGVFESLVLITTFTATVPYLLATAAQIYFLLSGQRERVHPGRLARDGVLAALAFGFSMWLVAGSGYAAVYQGVLFLFAGVLVYAAMSARKHRAAASPAE, encoded by the coding sequence ATGACCAGCACCGCAACCCTGCCCGCCGAGGCCACAGCACCCCCCGAGCAGGGCCGCGACCCGCACGCGAGCCGCGACCCCCACGCGCGCCGCTTCGGCCTCCCCGTCGCGACCTGCCTGGTCATGGGCAACATCATCGGCGGCGGGATCTTCCTCCTCCCCGCCTCGGTGGCCCCCTTCGGCACCATCAGCCTCGTCGCCTTCGCCGTCCTCACCGCCGGCGCGATCGCCCTCGCCCTGGTCTTCGGCCGGCTCGCCGAACGCCACCCGCAGACCGGCGGCCCCTACGTCTACGCCCGCGCCGCCTTCGGCGACTTCGCCGGCTTCCTCGCCGCCTGGAGCTACTGGATCACCGCCTGGGTCTCGAACGCGGCCCTGGCCGTCGCGGCCGTCGGCTACCTCACGGTGCTGTTCCCCGCCGCGGGCGAACACAAGTGGTCCATGTGCCTGGCCGCCCTCGCCGTCCAGTGGCTCCCGGCCCTCTCCAACCTGGCGGGCACCCGCTACGTCGGAGCGGTCCAAGTCGTCGCCACCGTACTGAAGTTCGCCCCGCTGCTCCTGGTGGCCGTCGGCGGGCTGTTCTTCTTCGACCCCGCCAACCTCGGCCCCTTCCGGGCCACCGACCAGAGCGCGGCCGGCGCCGTCTCCGCCTCCGCGGCGATCCTGCTGTTCAGCTACCTCGGGGTCGAGTCCGCCACCGTCAGCGCGGGCGAGGTCCGCGACCCGGCCCGCAACGTCGGCCGGGCCACCGTCCTCGGCACCGTGGGCGCCGCCACCGTCTACCTGCTCGGCACGGTCGCCGTCTTCGGCCTGGTCGCCCACGACCGGCTGACCGCCTCCACCGCCCCCTTCACCGACGCCGTCAACGCCATGTTCGGCGGCACCTGGGGCGGCACCGTGGTCGCCTGCGCCGCCGTGATCTCGATGCTCGGCGCCCTCAACGGCTGGACCCTGCTCAGCGCGCAGACCCCGTACGCCGCCGCCAAGGACGGGCTCTTCCCGAAGGCATTCGAGACCAGGAAGCGCGGCGTCCCCGTCGTCGGCGTGATCGTCACCGTCTCCCTGGCCTCCGCCCTCACCGTCTACAACTACACCGCCGGGACCCAGGGCGTCTTCGAGAGCCTGGTCCTGATCACCACCTTCACGGCCACCGTCCCGTACCTGCTGGCCACCGCCGCGCAGATCTACTTCCTGCTCTCCGGGCAGCGTGAGCGGGTCCACCCCGGCCGCCTGGCCCGCGACGGCGTCCTCGCCGCCCTCGCCTTCGGCTTCTCGATGTGGCTGGTCGCGGGCTCCGGCTACGCGGCCGTCTACCAGGGCGTGCTCTTCCTCTTCGCGGGCGTCCTCGTCTACGCCGCCATGTCCGCGAGGAAGCACCGCGCCGCCGCGTCCCCCGCGGAGTAG
- a CDS encoding phage holin family protein, with the protein MGRARWRTAGSALVRVLLVWAVSTLTMLALAGILPDFRLQSDDGDSVTQIGLTAAWAAGAFGLLSALVWPVLVRALLLVPALVLGLLVFFLNGSLLLIALSLIPDGRSEVAPDTAVVVAAVMSAVASATSTALAVRDDEAYRRRLYRLADRRRRRQGRAGPSRAAEAPPGLLVLQLDGLGYEELRRACGSGLMPTVAGLLEGGHRARSWRTDWSSQTGASQLGILHGSNFDVPAFRWYEKDTGEVMVCNRPTSAAELQRRAIARTGDGGLLTLDGASRGNLFSGGADQLALVLSVSARRGRANRSRAGYFAYFSDPANAVRTAGSFAAEVVREVVQSLRARIRGDRPRVSRGGLYPLIRAFATVVERDVVVAAVIGDMLAGRTAVYADLVAYDEVAHHSGPRSRDTDRVLQRLDRSIALIARVAEHAPRRYRIVLLSDHGQSPGETFLGRYGLTLRDLVRAGCGLPVPRRAGRTRSGAEARAAVLAALHRPVEEGEEAHPGPGSDPVVLASGNLGLISFPDIPGRASRARVERAHPALLTTLANHPGVGFLLVDGVVLGRGGRAARLDVPGEAEELLAPFGPGAAQAVRRTDAFPHVADVMVNSAYDPRTGAVHAFEEQIGSHGGLGGEQGHPFLMWPTELSDPGPGEELAGAEAVHAVLRRWLREADGPQVPVTAPVTAPVTAPVTAPLTAPLAPPVQRPVEESPPGDENNGSLPSAGVPARDEIR; encoded by the coding sequence GTGGGGCGAGCACGGTGGCGGACCGCGGGCAGCGCCCTGGTGCGCGTGCTCCTCGTCTGGGCCGTGTCCACCCTCACGATGCTCGCCCTGGCCGGGATCCTCCCGGACTTCCGGCTCCAGTCCGACGACGGTGACAGCGTCACGCAGATCGGGCTGACCGCCGCCTGGGCCGCCGGGGCCTTCGGTCTGCTGAGCGCGCTGGTCTGGCCGGTGCTCGTCCGGGCCCTGCTGCTGGTGCCCGCCCTGGTGCTCGGGCTGCTCGTCTTCTTCCTCAACGGCTCGCTCCTGCTGATAGCGCTCAGCCTGATCCCGGACGGCCGCAGCGAGGTGGCCCCCGACACCGCGGTGGTCGTCGCCGCCGTGATGTCCGCGGTGGCGTCGGCGACCTCCACCGCCCTCGCCGTGCGCGACGACGAGGCCTACCGGCGCCGGCTCTACCGGCTCGCCGACCGGCGCCGCCGCAGGCAGGGCCGGGCGGGCCCGTCCCGGGCCGCCGAGGCGCCGCCGGGCCTGCTCGTGCTCCAGCTGGACGGGCTGGGGTACGAGGAGTTGCGCCGCGCGTGCGGCAGCGGGCTGATGCCCACCGTCGCCGGCCTGCTGGAGGGCGGTCACCGCGCCCGGTCCTGGCGTACGGACTGGTCGAGCCAGACCGGTGCCAGCCAGCTCGGGATCCTGCACGGCTCCAACTTCGACGTGCCCGCCTTCCGCTGGTACGAGAAGGACACCGGCGAGGTGATGGTCTGCAACCGGCCGACCAGCGCCGCCGAGCTCCAGCGGCGGGCCATCGCACGCACCGGGGACGGCGGACTGCTCACGCTGGACGGGGCGAGCCGGGGCAACCTGTTCAGCGGCGGCGCCGACCAGCTGGCGCTGGTGCTGTCGGTCTCGGCCCGGCGGGGGCGGGCCAACCGGTCCCGCGCGGGCTACTTCGCGTACTTCTCCGATCCGGCCAACGCGGTCCGCACGGCCGGGTCCTTCGCGGCCGAGGTGGTCCGGGAGGTCGTCCAGTCACTGCGGGCGCGGATCCGCGGGGACCGGCCACGGGTGTCGCGCGGCGGGCTGTACCCGCTGATCCGGGCCTTCGCGACCGTGGTCGAACGGGACGTGGTCGTCGCGGCCGTGATCGGCGACATGCTCGCCGGGCGTACCGCTGTCTACGCCGACCTGGTCGCCTACGACGAGGTCGCGCACCACTCGGGCCCGCGCAGCCGGGACACCGACCGGGTGCTGCAGCGCCTGGACCGGAGCATCGCGCTGATCGCCCGGGTCGCCGAGCACGCGCCGCGCCGGTACCGGATCGTGCTGCTCTCCGACCACGGCCAGAGTCCGGGGGAGACCTTCCTCGGCCGGTACGGGCTGACCCTCAGGGACCTGGTCCGGGCCGGCTGCGGGCTGCCGGTGCCGCGCCGGGCCGGCCGTACCCGCAGCGGGGCCGAGGCCCGGGCGGCCGTGCTCGCGGCGCTCCACCGGCCCGTGGAGGAGGGCGAGGAGGCGCACCCGGGCCCGGGCTCCGATCCCGTGGTGCTGGCCTCGGGCAACCTCGGCCTGATCTCCTTCCCGGACATCCCCGGCCGGGCGTCGCGGGCGCGCGTCGAGCGCGCGCACCCCGCCCTGCTGACCACGCTGGCGAACCATCCGGGCGTGGGATTCCTGCTGGTGGACGGGGTGGTGCTGGGGCGGGGCGGAAGGGCGGCCCGGCTGGACGTCCCGGGCGAGGCGGAGGAGCTGCTGGCTCCCTTCGGCCCGGGCGCGGCGCAGGCCGTCCGCCGGACCGACGCCTTCCCGCACGTGGCGGACGTCATGGTGAACTCGGCGTACGACCCGAGGACGGGTGCGGTGCACGCCTTCGAGGAACAGATCGGCTCGCACGGCGGGCTGGGCGGGGAACAGGGGCACCCGTTCCTGATGTGGCCCACGGAACTGTCGGACCCCGGGCCCGGGGAGGAACTGGCCGGCGCGGAGGCGGTGCACGCCGTGCTGCGGCGCTGGCTGCGGGAGGCGGACGGGCCGCAGGTACCGGTGACCGCGCCCGTGACCGCGCCCGTGACCGCGCCCGTGACCGCACCCCTGACCGCACCCCTGGCTCCGCCGGTGCAGCGGCCGGTGGAGGAAAGCCCGCCGGGGGACGAAAATAACGGAAGCCTTCCTTCCGCAGGGGTGCCCGCGCGGGACGAAATCCGCTGA
- a CDS encoding MBL fold metallo-hydrolase, giving the protein MPVEITWWGHATCTVEDSGVRLLTDPLFARRLAHLRRRRGAVPPPEAAVADVVLVSHLHADHLHLPSLARLAPGTRLLVPRGACRAVPGLARVAGLRGLAVTEVVPGEEVPVRDGVRIRAVGARHDGRRLPFGPHRCPALGYVVRGTARTYFAGDTGLFDTMAEEVGPVDVALLPVGGWGPYLGPGHLNAGRAAQALARLAPAAAVPVHYGTYWPVGMDAVRPHEFHAPGEEFERLARHLAPKVTVRVPQHGERVRLP; this is encoded by the coding sequence GTGCCGGTGGAGATCACCTGGTGGGGTCATGCCACGTGCACCGTCGAGGACTCCGGGGTCCGGCTGCTCACGGACCCGCTGTTCGCCCGGCGGCTCGCGCACCTGCGGCGGCGGCGCGGGGCGGTGCCCCCGCCCGAGGCGGCGGTGGCGGACGTGGTGCTGGTGTCCCATCTGCACGCCGACCACCTGCACCTGCCGTCGCTGGCCCGGCTCGCACCCGGCACCCGGCTGCTGGTGCCGCGCGGGGCGTGCCGGGCCGTGCCGGGGCTGGCGCGGGTCGCCGGGCTGCGCGGGCTGGCCGTGACGGAGGTGGTGCCGGGCGAGGAGGTCCCCGTACGCGACGGCGTACGGATCCGGGCGGTCGGCGCACGGCACGACGGACGGCGGCTGCCGTTCGGTCCGCACCGGTGCCCGGCGCTCGGCTACGTGGTGCGGGGCACGGCGCGGACCTACTTCGCCGGGGACACCGGGCTGTTCGACACGATGGCCGAGGAGGTCGGGCCCGTGGACGTGGCCCTGCTGCCGGTGGGCGGCTGGGGACCGTACCTGGGCCCCGGTCACCTGAACGCGGGGCGGGCGGCACAGGCGCTGGCCCGGCTGGCACCCGCGGCAGCGGTCCCGGTGCACTACGGGACGTACTGGCCCGTCGGGATGGACGCGGTACGGCCGCATGAATTCCATGCGCCGGGCGAGGAGTTCGAGCGGCTCGCGCGGCATCTGGCGCCCAAGGTGACCGTACGGGTGCCGCAGCACGGCGAACGGGTGCGACTGCCGTGA
- a CDS encoding DedA family protein, protein MTWRELAAAAGQVPPESTQQAVGYPALFLLVALGALVPVIPTGALVSSAAVVAFHHQSPPYGVLLVFAVSALAAFTGDMTLYWLGQRGVRSRGGSRWLETLRGRATPERLEQARTRLDEHGVLVLVLSRLVPAGRIPVMLACLLAQMPLRRFARGDAPACLAWAATYGAIGILGGTLFAEPWKGVALAVGLALAISAGPALRRRLRPRP, encoded by the coding sequence GTGACGTGGCGCGAGCTCGCGGCGGCGGCCGGCCAGGTACCGCCGGAGAGCACCCAGCAGGCGGTGGGGTACCCGGCGCTGTTCCTGCTGGTGGCCCTGGGTGCGCTGGTACCCGTCATCCCGACGGGTGCGCTGGTGAGTTCGGCGGCGGTGGTGGCCTTCCACCACCAGTCGCCGCCCTACGGGGTGCTGCTGGTGTTCGCGGTGTCGGCGCTGGCGGCGTTCACCGGGGACATGACGCTGTACTGGCTCGGGCAGCGCGGGGTGCGCTCACGCGGCGGTTCGCGCTGGCTGGAGACGCTGCGCGGCCGGGCCACACCGGAGCGGCTGGAGCAGGCACGGACGCGGCTCGACGAGCACGGGGTGCTGGTCCTGGTCCTGTCACGGCTGGTCCCGGCGGGCCGGATCCCGGTGATGCTGGCCTGTCTCCTGGCGCAGATGCCGCTCCGCCGCTTCGCCCGCGGCGACGCCCCGGCCTGTCTGGCCTGGGCGGCGACGTACGGTGCGATCGGCATCCTGGGCGGCACCCTCTTCGCGGAGCCCTGGAAGGGCGTGGCCCTGGCGGTCGGCCTGGCTCTCGCGATCAGCGCGGGCCCCGCGCTCCGGCGCCGCCTGCGGCCCCGGCCCTGA
- a CDS encoding SMP-30/gluconolactonase/LRE family protein, producing MERKTAASRTQAPPAARRWTRRLAAAVALLMLCALPAGAAGAAQPVDVRSPAGPPLYVSDYGNNRVVTLPADGGDRTTVPFDGLVRPTGLVWDATGRLYVSDTGNNRVLVLPPDGGEQAVVPTAGLSRPLGLAVDPAGNLYIADSFNDRIVKVAAGGGGQTTVPTTGLLHPWGLAWAPGGELYVSDFVNDRVVKVAVDGSGQSTVPTTGLSQPTGLARNAAGDLYIADSGNNRVVKVAAGSGAQSTVPTTGLSSPLGLALDGSGHLYVADGFNNRVVRVRETGGGQVTLASTGLNTPTGLAFPPPGARPGHDRDR from the coding sequence GTGGAACGCAAGACGGCCGCGTCACGAACGCAGGCACCGCCGGCCGCCCGGCGGTGGACCCGGCGGCTGGCCGCCGCGGTGGCGCTGCTGATGCTCTGCGCGCTCCCCGCGGGCGCGGCAGGTGCCGCGCAGCCCGTGGACGTACGGTCGCCCGCCGGCCCGCCCCTGTACGTGTCCGACTACGGCAACAACCGGGTGGTGACCCTGCCCGCGGACGGCGGCGACCGGACCACGGTCCCCTTCGACGGCCTGGTGCGGCCGACCGGCCTGGTCTGGGACGCCACGGGCCGGCTCTACGTCTCCGACACCGGCAACAACCGGGTCCTCGTACTGCCTCCGGACGGCGGGGAGCAGGCCGTCGTTCCCACCGCCGGCCTGTCGCGCCCGCTGGGGCTGGCGGTCGACCCGGCCGGGAACCTCTACATCGCCGACAGCTTCAACGACCGGATCGTGAAGGTGGCGGCCGGTGGCGGGGGCCAGACGACCGTCCCCACCACCGGGCTGCTGCACCCCTGGGGTCTGGCGTGGGCGCCCGGCGGGGAGCTGTACGTCTCCGACTTCGTCAACGACCGCGTCGTCAAGGTGGCCGTGGACGGGAGCGGCCAGAGCACCGTGCCCACCACCGGCCTCTCCCAGCCGACCGGGCTGGCCCGGAACGCCGCCGGTGACCTCTACATCGCCGACAGCGGGAACAACCGCGTGGTGAAGGTGGCCGCGGGCAGCGGCGCGCAGAGCACGGTGCCCACCACAGGCCTCAGCTCCCCGCTGGGCCTCGCCCTCGACGGCTCCGGCCACCTCTACGTGGCCGACGGCTTCAACAACCGGGTGGTCCGGGTCCGCGAGACGGGCGGCGGACAGGTCACGCTCGCCTCCACCGGCCTCAACACGCCGACGGGCCTCGCGTTCCCTCCGCCCGGCGCCCGCCCGGGACACGACCGGGACCGATAG
- a CDS encoding MarR family winged helix-turn-helix transcriptional regulator: MEYSHDDAELIRQPIGYWSWAAYDAIVSRTRGALAELGTTQPQWWILARVALAGDEVRTRDGLTETLRGYLAVGEEALSEEMDTVIVQGWITQDAAGRLEMTPEGQEFFDKAAALQKDLWDERHAGISDEEYLITLKVLQRFIHNVGGRAWHH, from the coding sequence ATGGAGTACTCGCACGACGACGCCGAACTGATCCGCCAACCCATCGGCTACTGGAGCTGGGCCGCCTACGACGCGATCGTGAGCCGCACCCGCGGCGCGCTCGCCGAGCTCGGTACCACCCAGCCGCAGTGGTGGATCCTCGCCCGGGTCGCCCTGGCGGGCGACGAGGTCAGGACACGGGACGGGTTGACCGAGACCCTGCGGGGCTACCTCGCGGTGGGCGAGGAGGCGCTGTCCGAGGAGATGGACACGGTCATCGTCCAGGGCTGGATCACCCAGGACGCCGCAGGGCGCCTGGAGATGACCCCCGAGGGGCAGGAGTTCTTCGACAAGGCCGCGGCCCTGCAGAAGGACCTGTGGGACGAGCGGCACGCGGGAATCTCCGACGAGGAGTACCTGATCACCCTCAAGGTGCTCCAGCGGTTCATCCACAACGTGGGCGGTCGGGCCTGGCACCACTGA
- a CDS encoding MBL fold metallo-hydrolase, translating into MRDRTDAPAPAPSPAPAPSRAPAPDAAPDPAPAAPERAPARRPLGAHRRWPRSFADRLTAPLPGVRSYARLAREGAFRPGPEGLRGIPDLPYEPGPLPPAPPGTVCVTWAGHASWVLRTGGLTVLTDPVWSRRILGTPARMTPVGVRWEDLPPVDAVVISHNHYDHLDAPTLKRLPRHTPLFVPAGLAGWFRRRGFTRVTDLDWWESAELGGVRFEFVPAHHWSKRSLIDTCRSLWGGWILTDTLSAAPRKLYFAGDTGYGHWFGEIGRRHPGIDLALLPVGAYAPRWWLGDVHADPEEAVQACLDLGARRMAPMHWATFVLSAEPVMEPLHRTLAAWHRAGLPREDLWDLPIGASRTLAPEGSRTGG; encoded by the coding sequence ATGAGGGACCGGACGGATGCCCCCGCCCCCGCCCCCAGCCCCGCCCCCGCCCCCAGCCGTGCCCCGGCCCCTGATGCCGCACCCGACCCGGCCCCCGCGGCGCCGGAGCGCGCGCCCGCGCGGCGCCCGCTCGGTGCGCACCGCCGTTGGCCGCGCTCGTTCGCGGACCGGCTGACCGCCCCGCTCCCGGGGGTCCGCAGCTACGCCCGCCTCGCCCGCGAGGGCGCCTTCCGGCCCGGCCCCGAAGGGCTGCGCGGCATTCCCGACCTGCCGTACGAACCCGGCCCGCTGCCCCCGGCGCCCCCCGGCACCGTCTGCGTCACCTGGGCCGGACACGCCAGCTGGGTCCTGCGGACCGGCGGGCTGACCGTTCTGACCGACCCGGTCTGGTCCCGGCGGATCCTCGGCACCCCGGCCCGGATGACCCCGGTCGGAGTGCGCTGGGAGGACCTGCCGCCGGTGGACGCGGTGGTGATCAGCCACAACCACTACGACCACCTCGACGCCCCCACCCTCAAGCGGCTGCCCCGGCACACACCCCTGTTCGTACCGGCGGGCCTGGCCGGCTGGTTCCGCCGCCGCGGCTTCACCCGGGTCACCGACCTCGACTGGTGGGAATCGGCCGAACTGGGCGGCGTACGCTTCGAGTTCGTCCCCGCCCACCACTGGTCGAAACGGTCGCTGATCGACACCTGCCGGTCCCTGTGGGGCGGCTGGATCCTCACCGACACCCTGAGTGCGGCGCCGCGGAAGCTCTACTTCGCGGGTGACACGGGCTACGGGCACTGGTTCGGGGAGATCGGCCGCCGTCACCCCGGCATCGACCTCGCCCTCCTGCCCGTCGGCGCGTACGCCCCGCGCTGGTGGCTCGGCGACGTCCACGCCGACCCGGAGGAAGCCGTGCAGGCCTGCCTCGACCTCGGCGCCCGCCGGATGGCCCCCATGCACTGGGCCACCTTCGTCCTCTCCGCGGAGCCGGTCATGGAGCCCCTGCACCGCACCCTGGCCGCCTGGCACCGGGCCGGCCTGCCCCGCGAGGACCTCTGGGACCTGCCGATCGGCGCCTCCCGCACGCTGGCCCCGGAGGGCTCCCGGACCGGCGGGTGA
- a CDS encoding aminotransferase class I/II-fold pyridoxal phosphate-dependent enzyme, with protein MQRTAAEGRGPVRYGPPAPQPGLPVLPELLSVLAAAAGRAAPEPPGGGEAVRVAACRHWGRRGLATSPENVAAGPGAPALLLALLGAYGGDVMLPRPCPAWWTPQVRLLGRRAYHVPTPAECGGIPDPYALLETVRRVRAEGGDPRVLLLSVADDPTATVPPPEMLREACEAAESAGLFVVSDESWRDTVHRPHDTLVLSPAEMLPEQAAVLVDLSGAMLPAGWPAAVVRFPDTPRGTWLRARTLDVLTATGAMVAGPVAGAAAHALDEPDAVAGRAYAAAALHGVVAAAAHRRLLEAGALARPPQAGRHLYADLTPLRAGLARHGVGDAMELEDWLGGRLGAPTPGGQRFADELGALRVRLSTGPLLGATPHERLAALTAGDPLALPHVRDSLELLGSVLAGLA; from the coding sequence CGAGCTGCTCTCCGTCCTCGCCGCGGCCGCCGGACGCGCCGCCCCCGAGCCCCCGGGCGGCGGCGAGGCCGTACGGGTGGCCGCCTGCCGGCACTGGGGGCGGCGGGGGCTGGCCACCTCCCCCGAGAACGTGGCCGCGGGCCCCGGAGCCCCCGCGCTGCTCCTGGCCCTGCTCGGGGCGTACGGGGGAGACGTGATGCTGCCCCGGCCCTGTCCCGCCTGGTGGACCCCGCAGGTCCGGCTGCTGGGACGGCGCGCCTACCACGTGCCGACCCCGGCCGAGTGCGGCGGGATTCCCGACCCCTACGCCCTGCTGGAGACCGTCCGGCGGGTGCGCGCCGAGGGCGGTGACCCGCGCGTGCTGCTGCTGTCGGTCGCGGACGACCCCACGGCGACCGTGCCGCCGCCCGAGATGCTCCGCGAGGCCTGCGAGGCCGCCGAATCCGCCGGACTGTTCGTCGTCAGTGACGAGAGCTGGCGCGACACCGTCCACCGTCCCCACGACACCCTGGTCCTGAGCCCCGCCGAGATGCTCCCCGAACAGGCGGCCGTCCTCGTCGACCTGTCCGGGGCGATGCTGCCGGCCGGCTGGCCCGCCGCCGTCGTCCGCTTCCCCGACACCCCGCGCGGGACCTGGCTGCGTGCCCGTACCCTCGACGTCCTCACCGCCACCGGGGCGATGGTCGCCGGACCCGTCGCGGGGGCCGCCGCGCACGCCCTCGACGAACCCGACGCCGTCGCCGGGCGCGCGTACGCCGCCGCCGCCCTGCACGGGGTGGTGGCCGCCGCCGCGCACCGGCGGCTGCTGGAGGCCGGGGCACTGGCGCGGCCCCCGCAGGCCGGCCGGCACCTGTACGCCGACCTCACCCCGCTGCGCGCCGGACTCGCCCGGCACGGGGTCGGCGACGCGATGGAACTGGAGGACTGGCTCGGCGGCCGGCTCGGCGCCCCCACGCCCGGCGGGCAGCGGTTCGCCGACGAACTGGGCGCGCTGCGCGTGCGGCTGTCCACCGGGCCGCTGCTGGGAGCCACCCCGCACGAGCGGCTGGCCGCCCTCACCGCCGGCGATCCGCTCGCGCTCCCGCACGTACGCGACTCCCTTGAACTCCTCGGATCAGTCCTGGCCGGGCTGGCCTGA